The candidate division KSB1 bacterium genome includes a window with the following:
- the tadA gene encoding tRNA adenosine(34) deaminase TadA — MTEHERWMQEALVEARKALEKGEVPVGAVVVYEERIVGRGHNLVETILDPTAHAEMLAITAAAGALADWRLKDCSLYVTLEPCPMCAGAVVLSRMRRVVFGARDPRWGACGSAYHILNAANPEVRVELIPGVCEAEASSLLREFFAKLRAEG; from the coding sequence ATGACGGAACACGAACGCTGGATGCAGGAGGCGTTGGTAGAGGCCCGGAAGGCCCTGGAGAAGGGGGAGGTGCCCGTCGGAGCGGTCGTCGTCTACGAGGAGCGCATCGTCGGGCGCGGTCACAACCTGGTGGAGACGATCCTCGACCCGACGGCCCACGCTGAAATGCTGGCCATCACCGCCGCCGCGGGGGCACTGGCCGACTGGCGGCTCAAGGATTGCTCCCTGTACGTCACGTTGGAACCCTGTCCGATGTGTGCGGGGGCAGTGGTCCTGTCGCGGATGCGGCGCGTTGTTTTCGGTGCGCGGGACCCCCGATGGGGCGCCTGTGGGTCTGCGTACCACATCCTGAATGCGGCGAACCCTGAGGTGCGCGTGGAGCTGATCCCGGGCGTTTGTGAGGCGGAGGCCTCCTCGCTGCTCCGGGAGTTCTTTGCAAAGCTGCGCGCCGAAGGCTAA
- a CDS encoding 2-oxoacid:acceptor oxidoreductase family protein, which translates to MTEIRWHGRGGQGAKTAALLLAEAAIDVGRYAQAFPEYGPERTGAPVRAFTRISDKPIRLHSPIENPDTVVVLDPTLLEVVDVTEGLAENGAVIINTSASKEETAAKLSRQDRVRLYVIDATKLALETIGRPIPNTVMLGALVGATDVLPFDVLVEDLRHMFSKKFSASIAEMNVEAVRRAYEEVKKA; encoded by the coding sequence ATGACGGAAATACGCTGGCACGGCCGAGGCGGGCAGGGCGCCAAGACGGCTGCTCTTCTTCTCGCTGAAGCAGCCATCGACGTGGGGAGGTACGCACAGGCCTTCCCGGAGTACGGTCCGGAGCGCACGGGAGCTCCCGTCCGTGCCTTTACGCGGATCTCCGACAAGCCCATCCGCCTGCACAGCCCGATCGAAAACCCGGATACGGTTGTGGTTCTCGACCCCACTCTCCTGGAGGTTGTGGACGTGACTGAGGGGTTAGCGGAGAACGGCGCGGTGATCATTAATACCTCCGCCTCGAAGGAGGAAACGGCGGCTAAGTTGTCGCGCCAGGACCGCGTCCGGCTCTACGTGATCGATGCGACCAAGCTGGCCCTCGAGACGATCGGCCGGCCGATTCCGAATACGGTCATGCTCGGGGCCCTGGTCGGTGCCACCGACGTGTTGCCTTTCGATGTCCTGGTGGAAGACTTGCGGCATATGTTCAGTAAGAAGTTCTCCGCCTCCATCGCGGAGATGAATGTGGAGGCAGTGCGACGCGCCTACGAGGAGGTCAAGAAGGCATGA
- the dnaX gene encoding DNA polymerase III subunit gamma/tau: MPYVVLARRWRPQRFEEVVGQRHVTGTLINAIRTGRVASAYLFSGPRGVGKTTVARILAKALNCDSGPTPDPCNQCTPCLEITEGRSLNVLEIDGASNRGVDEVRNLREDIRYAASPGKFKIYIIDEVHMLTTEAFNALLKTLEEPPPRVLFIFATTEPYKVPVTILSRCQRFEFHRLPSELIVRQLERICQAEGIHAEPEALELIAAKADGSMRDAESLLDQVVAFADSQVTRESVAELVGVIDRDFLLRLGQAVLQADVRAAADLAREVHLRGYDFGEFLNACAEYFRDLLMLRSGGSAVVGVPASYVDRYRDQAQAFSDEDLLRLVKIASDGAHRIRFTPNPRVRFELALLRMAKLRKSADLSEPLRAVGQAIPGERDAGSGTASQTKGGVAGASYPPVRTSSGPAQGSGGGVQASQRTVDRRSGFGGATVRAESSGSGGTEAAVAVVAEALERDASPPGEGKAHLTLEEIQEQWQEAVAAVRRRRVALGVFLAEARPKTLRGKLLELAFHPDSSFQMDSVRRHREEIAAILREKLGWELVLHCVRDENGGAVPRQPTALARLQALEQLAEANPVVRKILDAFEAELIV, encoded by the coding sequence ATGCCCTACGTTGTTCTGGCGCGGAGGTGGCGACCTCAGCGATTCGAAGAGGTAGTTGGGCAACGGCACGTCACCGGTACGCTGATCAATGCCATCAGGACGGGGCGGGTGGCCAGCGCCTATCTCTTTTCCGGGCCGCGGGGCGTGGGAAAGACGACGGTGGCCCGAATCCTCGCCAAAGCGTTGAACTGCGATTCCGGCCCGACCCCTGATCCCTGCAACCAGTGCACCCCGTGTCTTGAGATTACCGAAGGGCGAAGTCTCAACGTTCTCGAGATCGACGGCGCCTCCAATCGGGGGGTGGACGAAGTCCGCAATCTACGAGAGGACATCCGCTACGCCGCTTCCCCCGGGAAGTTCAAGATCTACATCATCGACGAAGTTCACATGCTCACCACGGAGGCCTTCAATGCCCTCTTGAAGACGCTGGAAGAGCCTCCGCCACGTGTCCTCTTCATCTTCGCCACCACCGAGCCCTACAAGGTGCCGGTGACGATCCTCTCCCGGTGCCAGCGTTTCGAATTCCACCGCCTGCCCTCGGAACTGATCGTTCGCCAATTGGAGCGAATTTGCCAGGCGGAGGGGATTCACGCCGAGCCTGAAGCCCTGGAGCTGATTGCAGCAAAGGCCGATGGCAGCATGCGCGACGCCGAAAGCCTACTGGACCAGGTCGTGGCCTTCGCCGATTCCCAGGTCACACGGGAAAGCGTAGCGGAATTGGTGGGGGTGATCGACCGCGATTTCCTGCTCCGGCTCGGCCAGGCGGTGCTCCAGGCGGACGTGCGTGCGGCCGCGGACTTGGCCCGGGAGGTACACCTCCGGGGATACGATTTCGGAGAGTTCCTCAACGCGTGTGCAGAATACTTCCGCGATCTCCTCATGCTACGCTCTGGAGGAAGTGCGGTGGTCGGTGTCCCGGCCTCGTACGTGGACCGCTACCGGGACCAGGCGCAAGCGTTCTCGGATGAGGACCTTCTCCGTCTCGTCAAAATAGCCAGCGACGGGGCCCATCGTATCCGCTTTACCCCCAATCCCAGGGTTCGTTTCGAACTGGCGCTTCTACGGATGGCCAAGCTCCGCAAGAGCGCGGACCTCTCGGAGCCGCTGCGGGCGGTAGGGCAGGCGATCCCTGGAGAAAGGGACGCGGGTTCTGGCACCGCTTCGCAGACGAAGGGAGGGGTGGCGGGTGCGAGCTACCCGCCGGTCAGGACCTCGTCGGGACCGGCGCAGGGTTCGGGGGGTGGGGTCCAGGCGTCGCAACGGACCGTGGACAGGCGCAGCGGCTTCGGGGGCGCGACCGTGCGCGCCGAGAGCTCGGGGAGTGGGGGCACGGAAGCTGCCGTGGCAGTGGTGGCCGAGGCACTCGAGAGGGACGCCAGCCCGCCAGGCGAGGGCAAAGCGCACCTGACGTTGGAAGAGATTCAGGAGCAATGGCAAGAAGCTGTGGCCGCGGTGCGCCGAAGGCGGGTCGCCCTTGGCGTCTTTTTGGCGGAGGCTCGTCCGAAGACCCTGAGAGGCAAGCTCCTGGAGCTGGCCTTCCATCCGGACAGCAGCTTCCAGATGGATTCGGTACGCAGGCACCGGGAGGAGATTGCGGCCATTCTGCGCGAGAAGCTGGGGTGGGAGCTTGTGCTTCATTGTGTGCGGGATGAAAACGGCGGCGCGGTACCCCGTCAGCCCACCGCTCTGGCCCGCCTTCAGGCCTTGGAGCAGTTGGCCGAAGCGAACCCCGTGGTTCGAAAGATATTGGACGCCTTTGAGGCGGAGCTTATCGTCTAG
- the recR gene encoding recombination mediator RecR codes for MRYASPAIERAIERLSRLPGIGRKTAQRLVFYLLRAPQDQVRELAQSLLELKERVRYCSVCFNLSEEDPCPICTDPQRDRSVVCVVEQANDVVALERTGQYRGLYHVLGGALSPLDGIGPDDLRVSELVSRLEGGEIREVIVATNPNTEGEATAVYLARLLKPLGVRLTRIARGIPMGSDLEFADEATLARALEGRVDL; via the coding sequence ATGCGCTACGCATCTCCGGCAATCGAGCGGGCAATTGAGAGGCTGTCGCGGCTCCCGGGCATTGGGCGCAAGACAGCTCAGAGGTTGGTCTTCTACCTGCTGCGCGCCCCGCAGGATCAGGTCAGGGAGCTCGCGCAGTCCCTTCTGGAGCTTAAGGAGCGGGTAAGGTACTGCTCGGTCTGTTTTAACCTGAGCGAAGAGGACCCGTGCCCCATCTGCACCGACCCTCAACGCGATCGATCTGTGGTCTGCGTGGTGGAGCAGGCCAATGATGTCGTCGCGCTGGAGCGGACGGGGCAATACCGAGGCCTTTATCACGTACTGGGGGGAGCTCTTTCGCCACTGGACGGCATTGGTCCCGACGATCTCCGAGTGTCTGAGCTGGTCAGCCGGCTGGAGGGGGGCGAGATCCGGGAGGTCATCGTGGCGACCAATCCGAACACGGAGGGGGAGGCGACGGCGGTCTACCTGGCCCGGTTGCTGAAGCCCTTGGGGGTACGGCTGACGCGTATTGCGCGGGGGATCCCGATGGGAAGCGACCTAGAATTTGCGGATGAAGCCACGCTGGCGCGGGCGCTGGAGGGGCGCGTAGACCTCTAG
- a CDS encoding 4Fe-4S binding protein, with protein sequence MSAKSWREIPIGGDIVEAGNSVEYKTGGWRTFKPVWYPERCIHCLFCWLYCPEPAILVEDGKMVGINYDFCKGCGICVKECPDRAHALELVREK encoded by the coding sequence ATGAGCGCAAAGAGCTGGCGTGAGATCCCGATTGGCGGCGATATCGTCGAAGCGGGGAACTCGGTCGAGTACAAGACCGGTGGTTGGCGGACCTTTAAGCCTGTGTGGTACCCGGAACGCTGCATTCACTGCCTTTTCTGCTGGCTATACTGTCCGGAACCCGCCATCCTGGTCGAGGATGGCAAGATGGTCGGGATCAACTACGACTTCTGCAAAGGTTGTGGGATCTGCGTGAAAGAGTGCCCCGACAGGGCCCACGCATTGGAGCTCGTACGGGAAAAGTAG
- a CDS encoding glutamate--tRNA ligase: protein WDEEALEKRRSYLEKVVELLKLRARKLSDFPRVGRYFFFDPEGFEAQGVRKHFADPEVVSRLERLAEVLEGCEPFEAGRVEACLRSLAEELGIKAAQLIHPARLAVTGRTGGPGLFELFAVLGREVVVRRLRRAAELIRTRQVQEVEVVE, encoded by the coding sequence CTGGGACGAGGAGGCTCTTGAGAAGCGGAGGTCCTATCTCGAAAAGGTGGTAGAGCTGCTCAAGCTGCGTGCGAGGAAGCTCAGCGATTTCCCGAGAGTTGGGCGCTACTTCTTCTTCGATCCGGAGGGCTTCGAGGCTCAGGGCGTCCGAAAGCATTTCGCAGATCCCGAAGTCGTCTCCCGTCTCGAGAGGCTTGCCGAGGTCCTCGAAGGGTGTGAGCCCTTCGAGGCGGGGAGGGTCGAGGCGTGTCTCCGGTCGCTTGCCGAGGAGTTGGGGATCAAGGCGGCGCAGCTGATTCATCCCGCACGTCTGGCCGTGACCGGGCGAACAGGAGGCCCTGGGCTGTTCGAGCTGTTTGCGGTTCTGGGGCGGGAGGTGGTAGTCCGCAGACTGCGTCGGGCGGCGGAGTTGATCCGGACCCGCCAGGTGCAGGAAGTAGAAGTTGTCGAGTGA